A stretch of the Pogoniulus pusillus isolate bPogPus1 chromosome 14, bPogPus1.pri, whole genome shotgun sequence genome encodes the following:
- the LOC135181338 gene encoding feather beta keratin-like: MACYDACRPCGPTPLANSCNEPCVMQCQDSRVFIQPSPVLVTLPGPILTSFPQSTAVGSSSGAALGSELSAQGLPISSGYGSGFGYGYGFGGRGYGCGAARGCYTC; encoded by the coding sequence ATGGCCTGCTACGACGCCTGCCGCCCCTGCGGACCCACCCCGCTGGCCAACAGCTGCAACGAGCCCTGCGTCATGCAGTGCCAGGACTCCCGCGTCTTCATCCAGCCTTCCCCCGTGCTGGTCACCCTGCCGGGACCCATCCTCACCTCCTTCCCCCAGAGCACCGCCGTCGGATCCTCCtcaggggctgccctgggcagcgaGCTCAGCGCCCAGGGACTGCCCATCTCCTCCGGCTACGGCTCCGGCTTCGGCTACGGCTACGGCTTCGGGGGCCGGGGCTACGGCTGCGGCGCCGCCAGGGGATGCTACACCTGCTGA
- the LOC135181077 gene encoding feather beta keratin-like, which produces MACYDACRPCGPTPLANSCNEPCVMQCQDSRVFIQPSPVLVTLPGPILTSFPQSTAVGSSSGAALGSELSAQGLPISSGYGSGFGYGFGGRGYGCGAARGCYTC; this is translated from the coding sequence ATGGCCTGCTACGACGCCTGCCGCCCCTGCGGACCCACCCCGCTGGCCAACAGCTGCAACGAGCCCTGCGTCATGCAGTGCCAGGACTCCCGCGTCTTCATCCAGCCTTCCCCCGTGCTGGTCACCCTGCCGGGACCCATCCTCACCTCCTTCCCCCAGAGCACCGCCGTCGGATCCTCCtcaggggctgccctgggcagcgaGCTCAGCGCCCAGGGACTGCCCATCTCCTCCGGCTACGGCTCCGGCTTCGGCTACGGCTTCGGGGGCCGGGGCTACGGCTGCGGCGCCGCCAGGGGATGCTACACCTGCTGA
- the LOC135181076 gene encoding feather beta keratin → MACYDACRPCGPTPLANSCNEPCVMQCQDSRVFIQPSPVLVTLPGPILTSFPQSTAVGSSSGAALGSELSAQGLPISSGYGSGYGSGFGGRGYGCGAARGCYTC, encoded by the coding sequence ATGGCCTGCTACGACGCCTGCCGCCCCTGCGGACCCACCCCGCTGGCCAACAGCTGCAACGAGCCCTGCGTCATGCAGTGCCAGGACTCCCGCGTCTTCATCCAGCCTTCCCCCGTGCTGGTCACCCTGCCGGGACCCATCCTCACCTCCTTCCCCCAGAGCACCGCCGTCGGATCCTCCtcaggggctgccctgggcagcgaGCTCAGCGCCCAGGGACTGCCCATCTCCTCCGGCTACGGCTCCGGCTACGGCTCCGGCTTCGGGGGCCGGGGCTACGGCTGCGGCGCCGCCAGGGGATGCTACACCTGCTGA
- the LOC135181339 gene encoding feather beta keratin-like encodes MACYDACRPCGPTPLANSCNEPCVRQCQDSRVFIQPSPVLVTLPGPILTSFPQSTAVGSSSGAALGSELSAQGLPISSGYGSGFGYGYGFGGRGYGCGAARGCYTC; translated from the coding sequence ATGGCCTGCTACGACGCCTGCCGCCCCTGCGGACCCACCCCGCTGGCCAACAGCTGCAACGAGCCCTGcgtcaggcagtgccaggactccCGCGTCTTCATCCAGCCTTCCCCCGTGCTGGTCACCCTGCCGGGACCCATCCTCACCTCCTTCCCCCAGAGCACCGCCGTCGGATCCTCCtcaggggctgccctgggcagcgaGCTCAGCGCCCAGGGACTGCCCATCTCCTCCGGCTACGGCTCCGGCTTCGGCTACGGCTACGGCTTCGGGGGCCGGGGCTACGGCTGCGGCGCCGCCAGGGGATGCTACACCTGCTGA
- the LOC135181341 gene encoding feather beta keratin-like codes for MACYDACRPCGPTPLANSCNEPCVRQCQDSRVFIQPSPVLVTLPGPILTSFPQSTAVGSSSGAALGSELSAQGLPISSGYGSGFGYGFGGRGYGCGAARGCYTC; via the coding sequence ATGGCCTGCTACGACGCCTGCCGCCCCTGCGGACCCACCCCGCTGGCCAACAGCTGCAACGAGCCCTGcgtcaggcagtgccaggactccCGCGTCTTCATCCAGCCTTCCCCCGTGCTGGTCACCCTGCCGGGACCCATCCTCACCTCCTTCCCCCAGAGCACCGCCGTCGGATCCTCCtcaggggctgccctgggcagcgaGCTCAGCGCCCAGGGACTGCCCATCTCCTCCGGCTACGGCTCCGGCTTCGGCTACGGCTTCGGGGGCCGGGGCTACGGCTGCGGCGCCGCCAGGGGATGCTACACCTGCTGA